The Podospora bellae-mahoneyi strain CBS 112042 chromosome 7, whole genome shotgun sequence genome includes a window with the following:
- a CDS encoding hypothetical protein (EggNog:ENOG503NZ8N; COG:G; COG:M): MADVQKKLIVVLGATGNQGGAVARRFLQDPQYAVRGLTRNVSSPAAQALRELGAEVVAAELDDVESLKKAFKGANLIFSVTQYWEPFFRPDCRAKAEELGITCRKYAYDVEVQQGKNIADAAATVVDTLVDNGFLVSTLSSARKCSKGKFQDLYHFDSKADVFPDYVVPKYPELAAKMSCIHTGFFTTSHKILPDSYFAKQSDGSFQMRFPCNPDKLVPQLDVNRDTGNFVYAVSQMPPGKAYMAGEYLSFRDWAAAWGRVTGATIEYKEVTIDEMVAETPDKACGLEVALMYSYSSDPGYDGGMELLTAEDIQKAGIDCPITTVEESLAKQDFSKLFSK; encoded by the exons atggCCGACGTTCAAAAAAAGCTCATCGTGGTGTTGGGTGCCACCGGTAACCAGGGCGGTGCTGTTGCCCGCCGTTTTCTCCAGGACCCGCAATACGCCGTTCGCGGCTTGACCCGCAATGTCTCGTCGCCCGCAGCACAGGCCCTCAGGGAGCTTGGGGCCGAAGTAGTGGCGGCCGAGCTGGACGACGTCGAGTCTCTCAAGAAGGCCTTCAAGGGCGCCAACCTCATCTTCAGCGTGACACAGTACTGGGAGCCCTTCTTCCGCCCTGACTGCCGggccaaggcggaggagctcgGCATCACCTGCCGCAAGTACGCCTATGATGTTGAGGTCCAGCAGGGCAAAAACATTGCCGACGCTGCGGCCACTGTGGTTGACACTCTTGTGGATAACGGTTTCCTAGTATCGACCCTGAGCAGCGCGCGGAAGTGCAGCAAGGGCAAGTTCCAGGACCTATACCACTTTGACTCCAAGGCCGATGTGTTCCCCGACTATGTTGTTCCCAAGTATCCCGAGTTGGCGGCCAAGATGTCGTGTATTCACACcggcttcttcaccaccagtCACAAGATCCTGCCCGACTCCTATTTTGCCAAG CAATCCGATGGGAGCTTCCAGATGCGCTTCCCCTGTAACCCAGACAAGCTGGTTCCCCAGCTGGACGTGAACCGTGACACTGGCAACTTTGTGTATGCCGTCTCCCAGATGCCGCCTGGAAAGGCCTACATGGCTGGGGAGTATCTGAGCTTCAGGGATTGGGCGGCTGCGTGGGGTCGGGTCACTGGGGCCACCATCGAGTATAAGGAGGTGACGATTGACGAGATGGTGGCCGAGACTCCTGACAAGGCCTGTGGACTGGAGGTTGCTCTCATGTATTCGTATTCGTCCGATCCGGGTTACGATGGTGGGATGGAGCTGTTGACAGCTGAGGATATCCAAAAG GCGGGCATCGATTGCCCGATCACGACGGTGGAGGAATCTCTGGCAAAGCAGGACTTTTCCAAGCTTTTCAGCAAATAA
- a CDS encoding hypothetical protein (EggNog:ENOG503Q4W4; COG:O) codes for MPPQTVQDLALAKQDHQKATANMRDAETNWKRLKEEVDVLLDKVWSSEKECAELEKEHNPRWQDSQTAQISSQLSFHGGPQTMSQGLSSKPIAHHTATTLTSTEVIRSPTDLLSSSILQLYQATAWPGTALSAGEIFFISWIKLPTPSASPATLATSPAADGNSPPLRGDGNFRLGVYSCLLCCN; via the exons ATGCCCCCTCAAACTGTCCAAGACCTCGCTCTTGCCAAGCAAGACCACCAAAAGGCGACTGCGAACATGCGAGACGCCGAAACCAACTGGAAAAGactgaaggaggaggtggacgtCCTTTTGGACAAGGTTTGGAGCTCAGAGAAGGAATGCGcagagctggaaaaggaaCACAACCCTCGCTGGCAGGACAGTCAAACAGCACAGATATCAAGCCAGCTTTCTTTTCATGGTGGTCCTCAAACTATGTCACAAGGGC TATCCTCCAAACCCATCGCCCACCACACCGCCACCACGCTCACATCGACAGAGGTCATCCGAAGCCCTACCGACCTTCTCTCCTCGTCCATCCTACAGCTCTACCAGGCCACCGCTTGGCCAGGAACAGCATTATCAGCGGGCGAGATCTTCTTCATTTCATGGATCAAACTTCCgacaccctccgcctccccagCCACCTTGGCAACATCACCAGCGGCCGATGGCAACTCCCCACCCCTTCGGGGCGATGGAAACTTTCGATTGGGTGTCTATTCATGTTTGCTATGTTGCAATTAA
- a CDS encoding hypothetical protein (COG:Q; EggNog:ENOG503P0D7) codes for MKGCSHRSRSFRTSYSEIFVSAHTFLGNEPWKHCYSRAKTPSVAHFKPGPMKMPSFKQLTSFSDFRLRDEDSNFVSAERYVKYLHEYCDKFKLWSQIKLSTTVVLVKPNIKGKGHTITYSAKGTGKQKSWTCDAIAACSGLHVTPNLPEIPGLEDHVPLVMHSSQFKSRSQFGTNKTIMVLGSGETGADIAYLAVTSPTKQVVMCHRSGFHFAPKSRLVFCPWGYTQCTLTVPLDNARASLFDTAYVHPLLRNSNALWTFYDWYVKGILWLNTGTSGGFDQIVGEPSPEKNHVSKIFFNKSSKASPYISYPYRLNSKRSLVDRIRSDIIQSPVPSTNGRQIGLAPWPESVSSDGEIHFQDNGRPKFQRVKDGNIKPDIVICCIGYKQTFPFLDRDHYPTAEEANRPNSEIHGFLRPSLGAIPPLAEMQAQLWILSIMVPERVPELRPEDEPHYRARIAGSDMVTIMRAISSIGYNSAVGFAEIVKRSWERREWRLAIAWALGVNVNPKFRSRGPWRCDGPERLLETEVWETMCRRRWFFDHFLLSFLPMAIFGSLSLACSIYAMLYHAMFDVVLAVCEHGPGTIPSARVLWVEGKLVLHTTTSKNR; via the exons ATGAAAGGTTGCAGTCATCGGAGCAGGTCCTTCAGGACTAGTTACTCTGAAATATTTGTTTCTGCTCACACTTTTCTCGGCAATGAGCCATGGAAGCACTGTTATTCGAGAGCGAAAACACCATCGGTGGCACATTTCAAGCCAGGACCTATGAAGATGCCGAG TTTTAAGCAGCTTACTTCCTTCTCAGACTTCCGTCTCCGTGACGAGGACTCCAACTTCGTCTCTGCCGAGCGCTACGTCAAGTATCTTCACGAGTACTGCGACAAATTCAAGCTTTGGTCCCAAATCAAACTCTCCACCACTGTGGTATTGGTGAAGCCCAACATCAAAGGCAAGGGTCATACAATTACGTATTCAGCCAAAGGAACGGGGAAGCAAAAGAGTTGGACTTGTGATGCGATTGCAGCATGCTCTGGCCTGCATGTTACCCCTAACCTGCCCGAAATCCCGGGGCTGGAGGACCATGTGCCCTTGGTGATGCATTCATCCCAGTTCAAATCCCGCTCACAGTTTGGAACTAATAAGACAATCATGGTGCTTGGAAGCGGCGAGACAGGAGCAGATATAGCGTACCTGGCCGTTACCTCACCCACCAAGCAGGTTGTAATGTGCCACCGCAGTGGCTTCCATTTTGCACCCAAG TCCCGTCTTGTTTTCTGTCCTTGGGGGTACACTCAATGCACTCTAACAGTGCCATTGGACAATGCCCGAGCAAGTCTCTTCGACACAGCCTATGTCCACCCTCTGTTGCGCAACTCCAATGCCCTCTGGACATTCTACGACTGGTACGTCAAAGGAATACTGTGGCTGAACACCGGAACTTCAGGAGGTTTTGACCAGATTGTCGGAGAACCTTCCCCAGAGAAGAACCATGTTAGCAAAA TTTTCTTCAACAAGAGCAGCAAAGCATCTCCCTACATCTCGTACCCCTATCGTCTCAACTCCAAAAGAAGTCTTGTCGACCGCATCCGCTCCGATATCATCCAGTCGCCCGTACCTTCCACCAATGGTCGACAGATTGGCTTGGCCCCTTGGCCCGAGTCAGTCTCCTCCGACGGAGAGATACACTTTCAAGACAATGGACGGCCGAAGTTTCAGAGGGTCAAAGACGGGAATATCAAGCCCGACATTGTCATCTGCTGCATAGGCTACAAGCAAACCTTTCCTTTTCTGGACAGAGATCACTACCCCACAGCAGAAGAGGCCAAC AGACCCAACAGTGAAATTCATGGGTTCTTGAGACCAAGTCTAGGGGCGATCCCGCCGTTGGCGGAGATGCAGGCTCAGTTGTGGATCCTGAGCATCATGGTTCCAGAGAGGGTGCCTGAGTTGAGGCCGGAGGATGAGCCGCACTACAG GGCAAGGATAGCCGGATCGGATATGGTAACGATCATGAGAGCTATAT CTAGCATTGGATATAACTCCGCAGTTGGGTTCGCAGAGATTGTCAAGAGGTCATGGGAACGAAGGGAGTGGAGGTTGGCCATTGCTTGGGCATTGGGGGTGAATGTAAACCCTAAATTTAGAAGTCGTGGACCTTGGAGATGTGATGGACCAGAGCGTCTGTTGGAGACGGAGGTTTGGGAGACGATGTGTCGAAGGCGATGGTTCTTTG ATCATTTCTTGTTGTCTTTTCTCCCCATGGCCATATTTGGTTCTTTGAGTTTGGCTTGCTCGATTTATGCCATGCTCTATCACGCCATGTTCGACGTTGTCTTGGCTGTGTGTGAGCATGGCCCCGGGACTATACCATCTGCAAGAGTACTCTGGGTGGAAGGTAAACTGGTGTTGCACACCACTACTTCCAAAAATAGATGA
- a CDS encoding hypothetical protein (EggNog:ENOG503PD8S), producing the protein MGFSLTSLLATASLALAIPQDFQIGERAPVSTIDIRYRHDKVTNKYALTVLDKDTHQVLARVCDKSIRSGAFSALPIHVDADGEAFGTITVGSRTHAIGHRSRQVDCWSMYSNRAATVTCHVSLRHLPALDFDALAHDTPAPPCFDNFPLVEQSDVDGTPSNVTQLELAQHEIGNEGLETVQAQDQLPSHPTLRARQGSILRCPPYREARLVGDGNPHQNYFHVQMTSKGRCGDGDCEISYEISETKTFSWTASASIAGWISGGFAVEKSHSFAENFNCVGKEGHDTNVCVWQKIAHTAYTVQNYIVYPCSKKAVPDGDPFILWSPNANNVGSEYYCVRNTCRAGKGDNWWDKSPSRPGGPRDW; encoded by the exons ATGggcttctccctcacctccctcctcgctACGGCGTCTTTGGCCCTCGCGATTCCACAAGACTTCCAGATTGGAGAACGGGCCCCAGTCAGCACCATCGACATCCGATACCGACATGACAAAGTCACCAACAAATACGCTCTCACTGTCTTGGACAAAGATACACACCAAGTTCTTGCTCGTGTTTGCGATAAATCCATCAGATCGGGTGCCTTTTCGGCCCTGCCTATCCATGTTGATGCCGACGGTGAAGCCTTTGGGACCATCACTGTCGGATCTCGCACCCATGCAATCGGGCACCGCTCACGCCAAGTTGACTGCTGGAGCATGTACAGCAATCGTGCCGCCACAGTGACCTGCCATGTGTCTCTCAGGCACTTGCCGGCACTGGATTTTGATGCGTTAGCTCACGACACACCGGCGCCACCCTGTTTCGACAACTTTCCCTTGGTAGAGCAAAGCGATGTGGATGGGACTCCCTCCAACGTCACCCAGCTCGAGCTTGCCCAACATGAAATTGGTAACGAGGGGTTGGAGACCGTCCAGGCCCAGGACCAACTTCCGTCACACCCAACCTTGCGTGCCAGGCAAGGTTCCATTCTCCGCTGCCCTCCTTACCGCGAGGCCAGACTGGTCGGCGATGGCAACCCCCATCAGAACTACTTTCATGTTCAAATGACG AGCAAAGGAAGATGCGGCGACGGCGACTGCGAGATCAGCTACGAAATTTCGGAGACTAAAACCTTCTCATGGACAGCGTCCGCCTCCATTGCTGGCTGGATCTCTGGTGGATTTGCTGTCGAAAAGTCGCACTCGTTCGCAGAGAATTTCAATTGCGTCGGCAAGGAGGGGCATGACACGAATGTCTGCGTGTGGCAGAAGATCGCACACACAGCGTATACCGTCCAGAACTATATCGTATACCCCTGTTCCAAAAAAGCAGTCCCTGATGGAGACCCCTTCATTCTCTGGTCTCCCAACGCAAACAACGTTGGGAGCGAGTACTATTGCGTCAGGAACACATGCCGCGCAGGCAAAGGCGATAATTGGTGGGACAAAAGCCCAAGCAGGCCGGGGGGACCTCGCGACTGGTAG
- a CDS encoding hypothetical protein (EggNog:ENOG503P5N3; COG:S), producing the protein MRSSTISVLLGAASMVAAIQITSPSKNDVVDLSAGVKVEWSTVNTDPDSAHLFLVNMASGHTPYNKDLGEVDLSTGSIVITEKDVPEDGAFQFNFQSVKQNNMGILAQSEQFENKKEEGKDKDETTTKATTTTGGAKTTLTTATTATAATTTGADSEDTDDEETETSSTSTGTSTGTAAAASGTSSETPESGAAGLAVKGTMLALVAGVLAVVA; encoded by the coding sequence ATGCGCTCCTCCACCATTtccgtcctcctcggcgctgCCTCCATGGTCGCTGCCATCCagatcacctccccctccaagaaCGACGTTGTCGACCTCTCGGCCGGCGTCAAGGTCGAGTGGTCCACCGTCAACACCGACCCTGACTCGgctcacctcttcctcgtcaacatGGCCTCGGGCCACACCCCCTACAACAAGGACCTCGGTGAGGTCGACCTCTCGACCGGCTCCATCGTGATCACTGAGAAGGACGTCCCTGAGGACGGCGCCTTCCAATTCAACTTCCAGAGCGTTAAGCAGAACAACATGGGCATCCTCGCCCAGAGCGAGCAGTTtgagaacaagaaggaggagggcaaggacaaggacgagaccaccaccaaggccaccaccaccactggaGGTGCCAAGACCACATTgaccactgccaccactgCTACCGCCGCTACCACCACTGGCGCCGATTCCGAGGACACCGACGATGAGGAGACCGAGACCAGCAGCACTTCTACTGGCACCTCCACCGGtaccgctgctgctgcttctggcACTTCTTCGGAGACCCCTGAGAGCGGTGCTGCTGGTCTTGCTGTCAAGGGCACCATGCTCGCCCTCGTTGCTGGTGTCTTGGCTGTCGTTGCCTAA
- a CDS encoding hypothetical protein (EggNog:ENOG503P2PE; COG:S) produces the protein MADVKTAAGSSNGKPAIRRGRREKPWPVEKQKKLLRLYVCTQSEKLPLVRILERLKDGTFDPRQRNTHKHLKNLLPDRRIDDWRPRDMTTMLVRVRFLRSVREERRMRNRRARQRLEAARSRSYPDPMSASVFSDAQTGFYAEGSDTSVTIKQSDSPDSSPLAIASASSADSPDTSDTYMRDKSPSRASSLTPSAKRRSWASVLSSISSGISSLARSSSSASSRRINLNNTGANTALSRMTREEFLASLQDKPRKPFKGTKATNGLFKPKYSTVNPTTEELNKALLEMCCSNYYNGEDRTGAVCVHERLSRAIDAQATENSAFTNFSVTDEEANMVDKYGNSLLHVAARWGARVSLLLLIIRHTDDLQMVNQRGETFLHVYAPPSQPRLRPVSFLNLIRVLRSRGFDFCLRDGEKHTFLHHIVAKEEFPIETLYYVFREVGHGAARFLVASKAADGERLWHSVRRNLERTAPKLARIFGDEVEFIRRYLPEFSDSKAPSTGDNSTCGSDSLYSLPHHHQEVMTMNDPNDSSAQHVRRSPIMKLLRRAAAGRTGFADTDLNKKLESIFETASKAPDFELHAFLAKRDTEGNTALHYASEFGIVTAVQFLCGKGANVNVFNNCGNTPLQLVKYAIQRTDVRSDIHMEARYLRCAVLLLEQGAFDQSKLVSERSIIFPYANVFDGSERSIQNLVKQGVANQCKGLHLLTSSTKHHGLYYGLEGQDHGHCHGHAGGGTSFGWADHGRLLDGLMGRRSGSGRGRKRAQSPLGAGGGPMGGEAGPEGMNLTFQTSVLSSC, from the exons ATGGCCGACGTCAAAACGGCTgctggcagcagcaatgGGAAACCGGCCATCCGACGAGGGCGCCGCGAAAAGCCATGGCCGGTtgaaaagcaaaagaaattGTTGCGCCTCTATGTCTGTACACAAAGCGAAAAATTACCACTCGTTCGCATCCTTGAGCGCCTCAAAGATGGCACGTTTGATCCCAG GCAGCGCAACACTCACAAGCACCTCAAAAACTTGCTACCAGACCGCCGAATCGATGATTGGAGGCCCAGAGACATGACCACCATGCTCGTCAGAGTTCGTTTCCTGAGGTCGGTTCGGGAGGAGCGGCGGATGAGGAACAGGAGGGCCCGCCAACGGCTAGAAGCAGCGCGATCACGCAGCTATCCCGATCCCATGAGTGCCTCAGTGTTCTCTGACGCGCAGACCGGGTTTTACGCCGAGGGCTCGGATACCAGCGTCACCATCAAACAGTCCGACTCGCCCGACTCATCGCCGCTGGCGATTGCCAGCGCCAGCTCAGCCGACTCCCCAGACACCTCCGATACCTACATGCGAGACAAGTCGCCGTCACGCGCATCGTCACTGACGCCATCGGCCAAACGAAGATCATGGGCCTCGGTTCTTTCCAGCATCTCGTCAGGCATATCGAGTCTGGCCCGCTCGTCCTCTTCAGCGTCGTCGAGGCGCATCAACCTGAACAACACGGGGGCCAACACAGCGCTGAGCAGGATGACACGGGAGGAGTTTCTGGCCTCACTTCAAGACAAGCCCCGCAAGCCGTTCAAGGGAACCAAGGCCACCAACGGTCTCTTCAAGCCGAAATACTCGACAGTCAACCCAACCACGGAAGAACTCAACAAGGCCCTGCTTGAGATGTGCTGTTCTAATTATTACAATGGCGAAGACAGGACAGGCGCCGTGTGCGTTCACGAGCGGTTATCAAGGGCCATTGACGCACAAGCAACCGAGAACTCGGCGTTTACCAACTTCTCGGTAACAGATGAAGAGGCTAACATGGTGGACAAGTATGGCAACTCGCTACTTCATGTGGCTGCGCGGTGGGGTGCGCGTGTTTCGCTATTGCTACTGATCATTAGGCATACGGACGATCTTCAGATGGTCAACCAACGGGGAGAAACATTTCTTCATGTCTACGCTCCACCAAGCCAACCCAGGCTTAGACCGGTGTCTTTCCTGAACCTCATACGTGTCTTGCGGTCCAGGGGATTCGACTTTTGTCTTCGAGACGGCGAGAAGCACACATTCCTGCACCACATTGTcgccaaggaggagtttCCGATCGAAACATTGTACTACGTATTTCGCGAAGTTGGACACGGTGCTGCTCGGTTTTTGGTTGCCAGCAAGGCGGCAGATGGAGAGAGGCTATGGCACAGCGTGAGGCGGAATCTGGAGAGGACGGCCCCTAAATTAGCCAGAATATTTGGCGACGAAGTCGAGTTCATTCGTCGTTACCTCCCCGAATTCTCCGACTCAAAGGCCCCATCGACGGGCGACAACTCGACTTGCGGATCCGACAGTCTCTACTCGctaccccaccaccaccaagaagtCATGACTATGAATGACCCCAACGATAGTTCAGCCCAGCACGTCCGTAGATCACCAATTATGAAGCTTTTGCGCCGGGCCGCTGCGGGAAGAACGGGTTTTGCCGACACCGACTTGAACAAGAAACTAGAGTCCATATTCGAGACGGCCTCGAAGGCGCCAGACTTTGAACTTCACGCCTTCCTTGCGAAACGGGATACAGAGGGCAACACAGCACTCCACTACGCATCCGAGTTCGGCATTGTGACCGCCGTCCAGTTCCTTTGTGGAAAAGGTGCCAATGTTAACGTGTTCAACAACTGCGGCAACACTCCTCTCCAGCTGGTCAAATACGCCATCCAGAGAACCGATGTCCGATCCGACATCCACATGGAAGCTCGCTATCTCCGTTGCGccgtgttgttgctggagcaAGGGGCCTTTGATCAGAGCAAACTCGTCAGCGAGAGGagcatcatcttcccctATGCCAATGTTTTTGATGGGAGCGAGAGGTCAATCCAGAACCTTGTCAAACAGGGCGTTGCAAATCAGTGCAAGGGTTTGCATTTATTAACGAGCAGCACCAAGCATCACGGGCTGTACTACGGCTTGGAGGGACAAGACCACGGACATTGTCATGGCCATGCAGGAGGCGGAACATCGTTTGGCTGGGCAGATCACGGCCGGCTGTTGGATGGCTTGATGGGAAGAAGATCTGGCTCAGGAAGGGGCAGAAAACGGGCTCAAAGTCCTTTGGGTGCAGGAGGTGGCCCgatgggaggagaggcaggcCCAGAGGGCATGAACTTGACTTTCCAGACGTCAGTTCTGAGCAGTTGTTGA
- the CHS7 gene encoding Chitin synthase, class 7 (COG:U; EggNog:ENOG503NWFG) has protein sequence MTFGDFTSICRMAPLPLCSSVGPITSIASGVGIEPDCFSRNIELANTIIFQGAASAMHIVALIMTVTMILHVRGKFTAVGRKEITSFFYLYMLLTFLSLCIDAGVIPPGSAPYPYFVAVQAGLTSALVTCLLINGFVGFQLYEDGTPLSLWMMRLCSAAAFVISFLVALATFMTWAGLGPTNTIGLFVVLYLLNAIQLFVYVVLQIILVTRTLQDRWPLGDIAFGVFFFVIGQVILYAFSRPICNSVSHYMDGLFFATTCNLLAVMMVYKYWDSITKEDLEFSVGTRMNNWEVKELMGPSPEDDLQQRRATQIFHDDPYGQSSAYDSHPNQHYSSSPNRLSRYQ, from the exons ATGACTTTCGGGGACTTCACCAGCATCTGCCGCATGGCACCGCTGCCACTATGCTCCTCAGTCGGCCCAATAACCTCCATCGCAAGCGGCGTGGGCATCGAACCTGACTGTTTCTCACGGAATATTGAGCTGGCAAATACCATCATTTTCCAAGGCGCCGCCAGTGCCATGCACATTGTTGCCTTGATCATGACTGTAACCATGATCCTGCACGTTCGGGGAAAATTCACGGCAGTTG GTCGGAAAGAAATTACGAGCTTCTTCTACCTCTACATgctcctcaccttcctctccctctgcatTGACGCGGGTGTGATACCCCCAGGATCGGCACCGTACCCCTACTTCGTCGCTGTTCAGGCCGGTCTCACGTCCGCTTTGGTGACATGTCTCTTGATCAATGGCTTCGTCGGATTTCAATTATACGAGGATGGGACACCGCTCTCGCTCTGGATGATGCGCCTCTGCTCTGCCGCTGCCTTTGTCATCTCGTTCCTGGTGGCGCTCGCAACTTTCATGACGTGGGCTGGTCTTGGTCCCACCAACACTATCGGCTTGTTTGTGGTGCTCTACCTTCTCAACGCCATCCAACTCTTCGTCTACGTGGTTCTGCAAATCATTCTCGTCACTCGGACGCTTCAGGACCGGTGGCCTCTGGGCGATATCGCGTTtggcgtcttcttcttcgtcattgGCCAGGTCATTCTCTATGCCTTCAGCAGGCCGATTTGCAATTCTGTCAGTCACTATATGGATGGACTGTTCTTTGCGACAACGTGCAATCTTTTGGCCGTCATGATGGTGTACAAGTATTGGGATTCCATCACTAAGGAAGACCTGGAGTTCTCGGTGGGCACGAGAATGAACAActgggaggtcaaggagttGATGGGACCCTCGCCCGAAGACGACCTGCAGCAACGTCGGGCCACACAAATTTTCCACGACGATCCATATGGCCAGTCGAGTGCCTATGATTCTCATCCGAACCAGCACTATTCGTCTAGTCCGAACAGGCTCTCCCGGTACCAATAA
- a CDS encoding hypothetical protein (EggNog:ENOG503NUA9; COG:S) encodes MSDSPAKPAANSGSGSAAAFGKPPESPTASKDVTSPGDLQQGPADEPDHPHLEIDHDEDAEDNYDADSAYVSLDGSSRTGSITSSITNYVYENGRRYHAYRSGQYVLPNDEDEQERLDLQHHIWLLLLHGSLYTAPLNVPDESDSGSEYRILDLGCGTGIWAMDIADQHPRASVFGVDLSPIQPEWVPGNCRFHVDDYEDDWTYRPDEAFDYIHGRALGGTVADWGRFYRQVRTHLKPGGYCEMQEYDAWIFSDDDSFDRAPWTKEWVTKLDDASKMFGKQINVANRHKQWMIDAGFEDVQEKVIRIPIGPWAKDPHLKELGRFEQLHMQMSVASHTPALFTRVHSYTEQQCQVLIEGVKREFRNRDLRLITIYRFISGRSPGPPPPEL; translated from the exons ATGTCTGATAGCCCCGCAAAACCCGCTGCTAATAGCGGGTCTGGCTCTGCCGCGGCCTTTGGGAAGCCGCCGGAGTCACCAACAGCATCAAAGGATGTGACAAGTCCAGGGGATTTGCAGCAAGGCCCTGCCGATGAACCagaccaccctcacctcgaAATCGAT CACGACGAGGACGCCGAAGACAACTATGATGCCGACTCGGCTTACGTCTCCCTAGACGGCTCATCCCGCACCGGATCCATCACCTCGTCCATCACAAACTATGTCTATGAGAACGGTCGTCGGTACCATGCCTATCGCTCGGGGCAGTATGTCTTGCccaacgacgaggacgaaCAAGAGCGCCTTGATCTCCAACACCATATTTggcttctcctgctccatGGAAGCTTGTACACGGCGCCCTTGAATGTTCCAGACGAGTCGGATTCCGGCAGCGAGTACAGGATCTTGGATCTCGGCTGCGGCACCGGTATTTGGGCTATGGATATTGCTGACCAGCACCCTCGTGCGTCTGTATTTGGCGTTGATTTGAGCCCCATTCAACCCGAATGGGTGCCCGGCAACTGCCGCTTCCACGTCGACGACTATGAAGATGACTGGACGTACAGGCCAGACGAGGCGTTCGACTACATCCACGGGCGTGCCCTCGGCGGTACCGTTGCTGACTGGGGTCGTTTCTATCGCCAAGTGAGGACGCACCTCAAGCCAGGCGGCTACTGTGAAATGCAAGAATACGATGCCTGGATCTtcagcgacgacgacagctTCGACAGGGCGCCTTGGACCAAGGAATGGGTAACCAAGCTGGATGATGCCAGCAAGATGTTTGGCAAGCAAATCAACGTGGCCAACCGCCACAAGCAATGGATGATCGATGCGGGCTTTGAAGACGTCCAGGAGAAGGTCATCAGG ATTCCCATTGGACCCTGGGCCAAGGACCCTCATCTGAAGGAGTTGGGCCGCTTCGAGCAACTGCATATGCAGATGTCGGTGGCCTCTCACACCCCTGCACTCTTCACCCGCGTGCATTCATACACCGAACAGCAGTGCCAGGTCCTGATTGAGGGCGTCAAGCGGGAGTTCCGCAATAGAGATCTGAGACTGATCACTATCTACCGCTTCATCAGCGGGCGAAGTCctggcccccctcccccggaGCTCTGA
- a CDS encoding hypothetical protein (EggNog:ENOG503Q4W4; COG:O), with amino-acid sequence MSSPNKRLQHYNMLGVRPDATSADVKKAYHRMARLGHPDKHGNSAAATADFQELQQAYEILSDPKARHTYDQTIATKLSRTEQVRRRYAELLDRVQRDSARVQPTVDYRRQLFEAFTFRLKQKQRAYDVAQRRTIDAKAFVVISDDDSDEPVQPPQSDT; translated from the exons ATGTCTTcaccaaacaaaagactccAGCATTACAACATGCTTGGAGTTCGCCCAGATGCGACTTCTGCTGACGTCAAGAAGGCATACCATCGAATGGCTCGCCTGGGGCATCCCGACAAGCATGGCAACTCTGCCGCTGCCACAGCGGACTTTCAGGAG CTGCAGCAAGCCTACGAGATTCTCTCTGACCCCAAAGCAAGGCATACTTATGACCAGACCATCGCCACCAAGCTGTCGAGGACAGAGCAGGTGCGGCGCAGGTATGCCGAGCTCCTTGATCGTGTACAACGGGATTCGGCAAGGGTACAGCCCACTGTCGACTATAGACGGCAGCTCTTTGAAGCGTTCACCTTTCGGCTGAAACAAAAGCAACGGGCCTACGATGTTGCACAACGGCGTACTATCGACGCGAAGGCTTTTGTTGTCATCAGCGATGATGACAGCGACGAGCCagtccaacctcctcaaagtGATACCTAA